The proteins below come from a single Pedobacter aquae genomic window:
- a CDS encoding HepT-like ribonuclease domain-containing protein yields MRNAVERNLEIIGEAVNHIIKMDANFQFQNAKNIIGTRNRIIHSYDNISDELIWTIVCRDLPELKQQVDKLLGSNLILSISSNHLTI; encoded by the coding sequence ATTAGAAATGCCGTTGAACGAAATTTAGAAATTATTGGAGAAGCAGTTAATCATATCATAAAAATGGATGCTAATTTCCAGTTTCAGAATGCGAAGAATATCATTGGAACCAGAAATAGAATAATTCACAGTTATGATAATATATCAGATGAATTAATCTGGACTATAGTTTGTAGAGATTTACCAGAGCTTAAACAGCAAGTGGATAAACTTCTAGGAAGTAATTTAATATTGTCTATATCATCTAACCACCTAACAATCTAA
- a CDS encoding nucleotidyltransferase family protein, with amino-acid sequence MNIEKSKLKQIRELCKVNKVKSLFAFGSVIRDDYNESSDIDLVVDFDEQDPYKYTDLYFNLKTKIEEILTKQIDLLEERGIKNRIFKQELESTKVKICGY; translated from the coding sequence ATGAATATAGAAAAGTCTAAACTAAAGCAGATTAGGGAACTTTGCAAAGTAAATAAAGTAAAATCACTTTTTGCTTTTGGCTCAGTTATTCGAGATGACTATAATGAATCGTCAGATATAGATTTAGTAGTGGATTTTGATGAACAAGACCCATATAAGTATACTGATTTATATTTCAATCTAAAAACGAAGATAGAAGAGATTTTAACCAAGCAAATTGATTTACTTGAAGAAAGAGGAATCAAAAATCGCATTTTTAAGCAAGAACTAGAAAGTACAAAAGTTAAGATTTGTGGATATTAA
- a CDS encoding polyprenyl synthetase family protein, translating into MLKLDEIKKPIEKEIDAFEEKFKTSMQSSVPLLDRITHYIVKRKGKQIRPMFVFFAANVCGGITESTYRGAALVELLHTATLVHDDVVDNSFERRGFFSVNALWKNKIAVLVGDYLLAKGLQLSVNNQEFTILKIVSDAVQQMSEGELLQVEKVRRMDISEDVYYEVIRQKTASLIASCCAAGAASAGATEETIQQMHTFGEKIGIAFQIKDDLFDFGVDDVGKPKGIDIKEKKVTLPLIYALNKAEKTEKKRIINLVKNHNDDPDKINTIINFVRNSGGLAYAEQQMMNYQEEAFKILAQFPASESLTGLENLVRFTTERKK; encoded by the coding sequence ATGCTGAAACTCGACGAAATCAAAAAACCCATAGAAAAAGAAATTGATGCTTTTGAAGAGAAGTTTAAAACTTCTATGCAAAGCTCAGTTCCGCTTTTAGACCGCATTACGCATTATATTGTAAAGAGGAAGGGTAAGCAAATTCGTCCGATGTTTGTATTCTTTGCTGCCAATGTTTGCGGCGGCATAACCGAGTCTACTTACCGTGGTGCTGCTTTGGTAGAACTGCTACATACCGCAACATTAGTTCATGATGATGTGGTAGATAATTCTTTCGAAAGAAGAGGTTTTTTCTCTGTAAATGCCCTTTGGAAGAATAAAATTGCTGTTTTAGTTGGCGATTATCTCTTAGCCAAAGGCTTACAATTATCTGTAAACAACCAAGAATTTACCATCCTCAAAATTGTATCAGATGCAGTACAGCAAATGAGCGAGGGAGAACTACTTCAGGTAGAAAAAGTTCGCCGTATGGATATTAGTGAGGATGTTTATTATGAAGTTATCAGACAAAAAACAGCTTCCTTAATAGCCTCTTGTTGTGCGGCAGGTGCAGCATCAGCCGGTGCTACAGAAGAAACCATACAGCAAATGCATACTTTTGGAGAGAAAATTGGTATAGCTTTTCAAATTAAAGATGACTTATTTGATTTTGGTGTTGATGATGTGGGTAAACCAAAAGGTATAGATATTAAAGAGAAAAAGGTTACGCTTCCGCTGATATATGCCTTAAACAAAGCAGAAAAAACGGAGAAAAAGAGAATCATCAACTTGGTTAAAAACCACAATGATGACCCAGATAAGATTAACACCATCATTAATTTTGTTAGAAATAGTGGCGGTTTGGCTTACGCCGAGCAGCAAATGATGAACTATCAGGAAGAAGCTTTTAAAATTTTAGCTCAATTTCCTGCAAGTGAATCCTTAACAGGATTAGAAAATTTAGTACGTTTTACAACAGAAAGAAAGAAATAA
- a CDS encoding TerC family protein, producing the protein MSNEIIFFGAFALFIILMLALDLGLFNKKDQPVSLKQAGIMSAIWVSCAIGFYFFLRIQGHILHDIQDEAHLIEVVQKNQHNIVLNGTSFEENLIKYKNNLSLEFITGYVIEYALSVDNIFVMVLIFSAFGVKEKYYHRVLFWGILGAVIMRFLFIFIGATLISKFGWILYLFGAFLIYSGIMMFINREGDDEIDPENHKVVKLASKFFPVYPDFVGNKFFHKVDGKQYITPLFLVLLIIEFTDVIFAVDSIPAIFAVTKDPYIVFFSNIFAILGLRSMFFLLVNVIHKFHYLKTGLAFLLVFIGIKMLGHHYLKEWGFTTAHSLYIIIGILVISVVASLAFPKREKTIY; encoded by the coding sequence ATGAGTAACGAAATTATATTTTTTGGCGCATTTGCCCTATTCATCATATTGATGTTGGCCCTTGATTTAGGTTTGTTTAATAAAAAAGACCAACCCGTATCTTTAAAGCAGGCCGGTATCATGAGTGCCATTTGGGTAAGCTGTGCAATAGGCTTTTATTTCTTTTTAAGGATACAAGGTCATATCCTTCATGATATTCAGGATGAAGCCCATTTGATAGAAGTGGTTCAAAAAAACCAACATAATATTGTCTTAAACGGCACTTCCTTTGAAGAAAACCTCATCAAATACAAAAACAATTTATCTCTTGAATTTATTACAGGCTATGTTATTGAGTACGCCCTTTCTGTAGATAATATTTTTGTAATGGTATTGATATTCTCTGCCTTCGGTGTAAAAGAAAAATATTACCACCGCGTATTGTTTTGGGGCATTTTAGGTGCCGTTATCATGCGTTTCCTGTTCATATTTATTGGCGCAACCCTCATCAGTAAATTCGGATGGATACTTTATCTTTTTGGAGCATTCTTAATTTACTCGGGTATTATGATGTTTATCAACCGCGAAGGAGACGATGAAATAGACCCCGAAAACCATAAAGTAGTAAAGCTAGCTTCTAAGTTTTTCCCCGTTTATCCAGATTTTGTTGGCAATAAATTCTTCCATAAAGTAGATGGTAAACAATACATCACTCCGCTATTTCTAGTTTTATTAATTATAGAGTTTACAGATGTAATTTTCGCGGTAGATTCTATCCCGGCTATATTTGCGGTAACAAAAGACCCATACATTGTATTTTTCTCTAACATATTTGCCATACTAGGCTTACGTTCTATGTTTTTCTTATTGGTAAATGTGATACATAAATTCCATTACTTAAAAACAGGTTTAGCCTTCTTATTGGTATTTATTGGTATTAAAATGCTTGGGCATCATTACCTAAAAGAATGGGGCTTTACAACAGCACATTCTTTATATATCATTATTGGTATACTGGTTATTAGCGTTGTTGCTTCTTTAGCATTTCCTAAAAGAGAAAAGACAATTTATTAG
- the nth gene encoding endonuclease III — MLKKERYQEFVAYFSQHQPQAETELHYSNPFELLIAVILSAQCTDKRINQITPKLFGRYPTPESLATSTAEEVFTYIRSVSYPNNKSKHLVGMAKILVEEFGGIVPEDVKDLQKMPGVGRKTANVIASVIYNAPTMAVDTHVFRVSNRLGLTSAAKTPLAVEKQLTKYLPQDKIHIAHHWLILHGRYVCIARNPKCEICPISYFCKYYALQNTPAALLRKEQAELKKAALKKKLAKKKQVAKELKKRAIK, encoded by the coding sequence ATGCTTAAGAAAGAGCGTTATCAAGAATTTGTAGCTTATTTTTCACAACATCAACCGCAGGCAGAAACAGAATTGCATTATAGCAATCCGTTTGAATTGCTTATTGCGGTTATCCTATCAGCACAATGTACAGATAAGCGTATCAACCAAATAACACCAAAACTTTTTGGGCGTTACCCAACACCAGAATCTTTAGCAACATCAACGGCAGAAGAAGTTTTTACTTATATACGCTCTGTTAGCTACCCCAACAATAAATCAAAACATTTGGTGGGTATGGCTAAAATTCTGGTAGAAGAGTTTGGCGGTATTGTACCAGAAGATGTAAAAGATTTACAGAAAATGCCAGGTGTTGGCCGTAAAACAGCCAATGTTATTGCATCGGTTATTTATAATGCCCCTACCATGGCGGTAGATACACATGTTTTCAGGGTATCTAATCGTTTAGGCTTAACATCAGCAGCAAAAACGCCTTTAGCTGTAGAAAAGCAATTAACCAAATACCTCCCTCAAGATAAAATACATATTGCACACCACTGGCTTATTTTACATGGCAGGTATGTTTGTATTGCTAGAAATCCAAAATGCGAGATTTGCCCTATCAGCTATTTCTGCAAATATTATGCTTTACAAAATACACCAGCTGCTTTGTTAAGAAAAGAACAAGCCGAATTGAAAAAAGCTGCACTAAAGAAAAAGCTAGCCAAGAAGAAACAAGTAGCTAAAGAGTTGAAAAAAAGAGCTATTAAATAA
- the recA gene encoding recombinase RecA, translated as MSASNEKLKALQLTLDKLEKSYGKGTVMKLGDAAIEPMEAISTGSIGLDIALGIGGLPKGRVIEIYGPESSGKTTLATHVIAEAQKAGGIAAIVDAEHAFDQFYAKKLGVDIENLLISQPDNGEQALEIADNLIRSGAIDVIVIDSVAALVPKGEIEGEMGDSKMGLQARLMSQALRKLTGTISKTKCCCIFINQLRDKIGVMFGNPETTTGGNALKFYASVRLDIRRISQIKDSDEVSGNRVKVKIVKNKVAPPFRIAEFDIMFGEGISKVGEIIDLGVDYGIIKKAGSWFSYGDTKLGQGRDGVKQLLHDNPELSDELEAKIRAAVTAAPLEEKE; from the coding sequence ATGAGTGCCTCAAACGAAAAATTAAAAGCCCTACAGCTTACGCTGGATAAACTAGAAAAATCATACGGTAAAGGCACCGTAATGAAATTAGGAGATGCTGCAATAGAACCAATGGAAGCTATTTCTACAGGTTCTATTGGTTTAGATATAGCCCTAGGAATTGGAGGTTTACCAAAAGGTAGAGTTATAGAAATATACGGTCCAGAATCATCTGGTAAAACAACTTTAGCAACACATGTAATTGCAGAAGCACAAAAAGCTGGCGGTATAGCTGCTATAGTTGATGCTGAGCATGCCTTTGACCAATTTTACGCTAAAAAATTAGGTGTTGATATAGAAAACCTTTTAATCTCACAGCCAGATAATGGTGAGCAAGCCTTAGAAATTGCAGATAACTTAATTCGCTCTGGTGCAATTGATGTTATCGTGATTGACTCTGTTGCTGCCCTTGTACCCAAAGGAGAGATAGAAGGCGAAATGGGCGACTCTAAAATGGGCTTACAGGCTCGTTTAATGTCTCAAGCATTAAGAAAGTTAACAGGAACCATAAGTAAAACTAAGTGCTGCTGTATCTTCATCAACCAGTTAAGGGATAAAATTGGGGTGATGTTTGGTAACCCAGAAACTACTACAGGTGGTAACGCTTTGAAATTTTACGCTTCTGTACGTTTAGATATCAGAAGAATATCTCAGATAAAAGATAGCGACGAAGTTTCTGGTAACCGCGTTAAGGTTAAAATTGTTAAAAATAAGGTAGCTCCTCCTTTCCGTATTGCCGAGTTTGACATTATGTTTGGCGAAGGTATTTCTAAAGTGGGTGAAATTATTGACCTTGGCGTAGATTACGGTATTATTAAAAAAGCAGGTTCTTGGTTTAGCTACGGCGATACCAAATTGGGCCAAGGAAGAGACGGTGTTAAACAATTATTACACGATAACCCCGAACTTTCTGATGAACTAGAAGCTAAAATAAGAGCTGCTGTAACGGCTGCTCCCTTAGAAGAGAAAG